CGCGAGTCGGTGCCCAGGATCAGGAGGTTGACGGCACGACCCTCGTAGCTGTCCGGCGGCTTGGTGCCGGGCCGGTCCTCCTCGGACAGGAGGCTGTCGATGTTGAACCAGGTGATCCGCGACTGGATGTTGTGCCACGCGAAGCCCGCGGCGGAGACGACGAAGATCGTCACCGCGAGCAGGCTGAGTCCTACTCGGCGGGCCAGACGGCGTCCGAGTTCCTTGGAGGAGTGCCGCGCGTGCGGCTTACTGAACTGAGGCACGGGAGCGATCATAGGGAACGAGACTGCTAAACCATATGGGTCTGCCTACACCTGATACATGAGATTTACCCAATGCGGGGTGAAGACCCTCACACGGGTAACGGGGCTAGGCTTTCTCTGTGACCAGTGTTGCCAAACCCACGCCGAACAGCGCCTCGGCCACTCCCGCCAGTGCTTCGAATCAGGTACGGGAGGGCTTGGGCGCCGATGCCTTCGCTCCCGACGAGCAGAGTGTGCGAGTGGTGACGGTCGCCTTCAACCCGGGAGAGGAGCTGGAGCGCTTCCTGGCCTCCTTGGCCACGGCGACGGCGCGCAGACTCGTCGTCGTCATCGCGGACAACGGCACCGAGCACGATGTCGTCACTGCTGCTGCTCAGCGCCACGGGGCGCGCGTCGTCGGGGACGGCACCAACCTCGGTTACGGGGCGGGCGCCAACCTTGCGGCCGCGGATCTGGAGGAGGACTGGATCGTGGTGGCCAATCCTGATCTCGTCTGGAGGCCCGGGAGCCTGGACGTCCTCATCGATGCGGGCCGGGCCAACCCGGCGGCCGGCTGCCTGGGCCCCCTCCTGCTCAATCCCGACGGCACCGTCTACCCCTCCGGGCGCGCCCTGCCCTCCCTGGTCAAGGGCGCCGGGCACGCCGTCCTGGGCAGAATCTGGCCGGACAACCCCTTCTCGGCCGCCTATCACACGGCCGGACAGGGGACTTCTGAGGAGACCCGAACGGTGGGATGGCTCTCCGGGGCCTGCCTGCTGCTGCCCGCTGCCGCCTGGAGGCGCCTGGAGGGCTTCGACGACGAGTACTTCATGTTCTTCGAGGACGTGGACTTAGGGGAGCGGGTCGGGCGGGCCGGCTGGCTCAACGTGCAGGTGCCGGGCTCCGTCGTCGTCCACGAGCAGGGGGCCAGCTGGAAGGCTCGCCCCGAGAAGATGATCCGGGCGCACCACGCCTCAGCCCGGCACTACCTCAGGGGCGTCTACGACGCCCCGTGGCAGGCGCCGGTGCGCTGGCTGCTGACTGGCGGTCTGCGCCTGCGTGAGGAGTTCGAGGTTCGCGCCTCCCGATCCTGAGGGGGAAGCGCCCGGTGCGCTCGCGGCGCCTCGGGGTCAGTCCTCAGTCGTCGGCCTCAGTAGTGAGCCGTGCGGCAGCGGGGGGCTCGGGGGCATTGTCCAGGGCGATGCGTCGAGCCAGGTGAGTGATCTGGCGCTCTCTGGCGCTGTTGCGCCGGAAGGAGGAGAGGATCTGCGCCAGGAAGGCAATGACCAGGGCGTAGAGCAGGAAGTCAGTGCCTCGCCCGACTCCCATCCGGTGCGCGATCGAGCTCATCACCCAGGGGAAGGTGATGTTGA
This region of Actinomyces oris genomic DNA includes:
- a CDS encoding DUF2304 domain-containing protein; translated protein: MIHQFAAQVTPITNHQLYIQAALILAVIAVGWMMLRTPGGARHMAARRLVTLAFVAFAVFNITFPWVMSSIAHRMGVGRGTDFLLYALVIAFLAQILSSFRRNSARERQITHLARRIALDNAPEPPAAARLTTEADD
- a CDS encoding glycosyltransferase; translated protein: MGADAFAPDEQSVRVVTVAFNPGEELERFLASLATATARRLVVVIADNGTEHDVVTAAAQRHGARVVGDGTNLGYGAGANLAAADLEEDWIVVANPDLVWRPGSLDVLIDAGRANPAAGCLGPLLLNPDGTVYPSGRALPSLVKGAGHAVLGRIWPDNPFSAAYHTAGQGTSEETRTVGWLSGACLLLPAAAWRRLEGFDDEYFMFFEDVDLGERVGRAGWLNVQVPGSVVVHEQGASWKARPEKMIRAHHASARHYLRGVYDAPWQAPVRWLLTGGLRLREEFEVRASRS